Proteins co-encoded in one Paenibacillus thermoaerophilus genomic window:
- a CDS encoding methylthioribulose 1-phosphate dehydratase, with amino-acid sequence MTIRLEDKQRAFKELSEVKALFASRNWFPGTSGNLSVRVGDFAPDAFTFAITASGKDKSVSTPEDFLLVDRHGKPVEATSLKPSAETLIHCEIYRLTGAGAIFHVHTVFNNLASELYKDRGHVPIKGVELIKAFNIWEEDAEIRVPILPNYADIPRIAELVEGRIEPRVPGVLLLNHGIYAWGANSFEAKRHLEAFEFLFEYQVRLAGLRGGQ; translated from the coding sequence ATGACGATTCGATTGGAAGACAAGCAGCGGGCTTTTAAAGAGTTAAGCGAGGTCAAGGCGCTGTTCGCCTCGCGCAACTGGTTTCCGGGCACGAGCGGCAACCTGTCCGTCCGCGTGGGCGATTTCGCCCCCGACGCATTCACCTTCGCCATTACGGCAAGCGGCAAAGACAAATCCGTCTCCACGCCGGAAGATTTCCTGTTGGTCGACCGGCACGGCAAGCCGGTGGAGGCCACCTCGCTGAAGCCGTCCGCCGAGACGCTGATCCACTGCGAGATCTACCGTCTGACGGGCGCGGGAGCGATTTTCCATGTGCATACGGTATTCAACAACCTCGCCTCCGAGCTGTACAAGGACCGCGGCCACGTGCCGATCAAAGGCGTCGAGCTGATCAAAGCCTTCAACATCTGGGAGGAAGACGCGGAGATCCGGGTGCCGATCCTGCCGAACTATGCGGATATCCCGCGTATCGCGGAGCTGGTGGAGGGCCGCATCGAGCCGCGCGTTCCCGGCGTCCTGCTGCTGAACCACGGCATATACGCCTGGGGTGCCAACAGCTTCGAAGCGAAACGCCATCTCGAAGCGTTCGAGTTTCTGTTCGAGTACCAGGTGCGGCTCGCGGGCTTGCGCGGCGGGCAATAA
- a CDS encoding helix-turn-helix transcriptional regulator yields the protein MEQAAMASAFSMKKPAIPFRRPANLFYEEEWTRLIHGVEAGDRDALEKTIHSFFRRATASNEPCSYPEELSYFFVSVYAVLVHRLGIGLRTFLGPEEWERLRRPERFSSVEDMKRWWVARFDELCGTYESCRLDSKYRLVLEVETYMENHLSDSITRERVARHIHINPSYLSRVFKEVTGESFSAFVLRKKMEKAKYMLQVQKALVYEVADQLGYRDPSYFARVFKKYTGKSPSEYQM from the coding sequence ATGGAACAAGCTGCGATGGCTTCCGCATTTTCGATGAAAAAACCCGCGATTCCTTTTCGCAGACCGGCAAACTTGTTTTACGAAGAAGAGTGGACGCGGCTTATTCACGGAGTGGAAGCCGGGGACAGGGACGCTTTGGAGAAGACGATCCATTCTTTTTTTCGCAGAGCGACCGCGTCCAATGAGCCATGCAGCTATCCGGAGGAATTGTCTTACTTTTTCGTAAGCGTGTACGCTGTGCTTGTGCATCGGCTGGGCATCGGTCTGCGGACATTTCTGGGGCCGGAGGAATGGGAGCGGCTGCGCCGGCCGGAGCGGTTTTCGTCTGTGGAAGACATGAAGAGATGGTGGGTGGCGCGCTTCGACGAACTGTGCGGAACGTACGAAAGCTGCCGCCTCGACAGCAAATACAGGTTGGTTCTCGAAGTCGAGACGTATATGGAGAATCATCTGTCCGACAGCATCACCCGCGAGCGGGTGGCGCGGCATATCCATATCAATCCTTCGTATTTGAGCCGCGTGTTCAAGGAGGTGACGGGCGAGTCGTTCTCGGCTTTCGTCCTGCGCAAAAAGATGGAAAAAGCCAAATACATGCTGCAGGTGCAGAAAGCGCTCGTGTACGAAGTGGCGGATCAACTGGGGTATCGGGACCCGAGTTATTTCGCACGGGTGTTCAAGAAATATACGGGCAAATCTCCGTCGGAATATCAAATGTAA
- a CDS encoding extracellular solute-binding protein — translation MGKPSRSTFQAKFTHMLDTLRQEISSGVYAKGDFLPPESALIERFQLSKNSVRKGLDQLVKEGLIVKIPRVGTQVAGPSGKETVHFFVYSSLYEEVLLNELLAEFHAQHPDIQVETVDFRGMTAKTLTDLLQLGIADVLAVNVMDFMLLREQDTLPLLEKQEAKESTYPFLNELFADREGRLYVQPFIFSPLIACYNKAHLHSRRLFEPDGGWSWDDLWELTRKLKSPDRYGIFFTVASANRWPVFFIQNDARFERGSGGGLELGEDMLAVLRSVRDRIYEDGVFPLAMSSGGQEPEELFKQQKISLMLTTYFRLNHLKDAEFEFDVAQLPRFRNNDTLLFCTALGINSRSKRKQAASLLVRYLTSEAAQTSIRKRTFSLPANKWVGDTVRTELERKPSRFELYREMAPKYATYERLNLKIEEMILFGNALKQYFAKMADERGLLELVNGQLTR, via the coding sequence ATGGGTAAACCGTCCCGCAGTACATTTCAGGCCAAATTCACGCATATGCTTGATACGCTGCGACAGGAGATAAGCTCGGGCGTTTACGCGAAAGGGGATTTTCTTCCGCCGGAGTCGGCGCTGATCGAACGATTCCAATTAAGCAAAAATTCCGTGCGCAAGGGTCTCGATCAGTTGGTGAAGGAAGGGCTGATCGTCAAAATTCCCCGCGTCGGCACGCAAGTGGCGGGTCCGTCCGGCAAAGAAACCGTACACTTTTTCGTTTATTCTTCGCTGTACGAGGAAGTATTGTTAAACGAGCTGCTCGCGGAATTCCACGCGCAACACCCGGACATTCAAGTGGAGACGGTGGATTTTAGAGGAATGACCGCCAAAACGTTAACCGATCTTCTTCAACTGGGGATCGCGGACGTTTTGGCGGTGAATGTAATGGACTTTATGCTGCTTCGCGAGCAGGACACCCTGCCGCTTCTGGAAAAGCAGGAGGCCAAGGAAAGCACGTATCCGTTCTTGAACGAGCTGTTCGCGGATCGGGAGGGGCGGCTTTACGTTCAGCCGTTTATCTTTTCTCCGCTGATTGCCTGCTACAACAAAGCGCATCTGCACAGCAGGCGGCTGTTCGAGCCGGACGGCGGATGGAGCTGGGACGATTTGTGGGAGCTGACGCGAAAATTAAAGTCGCCGGACCGCTACGGCATATTTTTTACGGTCGCGTCCGCCAACCGGTGGCCGGTCTTTTTTATCCAGAACGACGCCCGGTTCGAACGCGGCAGCGGCGGCGGGCTGGAGCTCGGCGAGGACATGCTGGCCGTCCTTCGTTCGGTGCGCGACCGGATTTATGAAGACGGGGTTTTCCCGTTGGCGATGTCGTCGGGCGGACAAGAACCCGAGGAGTTGTTCAAGCAGCAAAAAATATCGCTTATGCTCACCACCTATTTCCGATTAAACCATCTGAAAGACGCGGAATTCGAGTTTGACGTGGCTCAGCTTCCGCGCTTTCGAAACAACGATACGCTGCTGTTCTGCACGGCGCTCGGGATCAACTCGCGGTCCAAGCGGAAACAAGCGGCGAGCCTGCTTGTCCGATATTTGACCTCGGAGGCGGCCCAGACCTCTATTCGCAAACGCACGTTCAGCTTGCCGGCCAACAAATGGGTCGGCGATACGGTGCGGACGGAGCTCGAACGCAAGCCGTCCCGTTTCGAGCTTTATCGGGAAATGGCGCCGAAGTATGCGACGTACGAACGATTGAACCTGAAGATCGAGGAGATGATCCTGTTCGGAAATGCGTTGAAGCAATACTTCGCCAAAATGGCGGACGAGCGGGGCTTGCTCGAATTGGTCAACGGTCAGCTTACGCGATAG
- a CDS encoding PQQ-binding-like beta-propeller repeat protein codes for MSGMHTHLDRERFGVPERWGGPVRVPLAQSAVYTRNGRGENIQYVVITGAPAVLYALNADTGALRHAVPVPGTNVIWAMAAASDGNLYIGGDSDGMLHRYDPDRRKLEAVGANPCGNVVWDLTEGKGGKLYGATYPESKVFEYDMNTGAFRDMGTMMEGMRYARGIAAAGSALYAGIGPKLHLIRLDKATGEKTEIPIPKAGGKGFVHGLSVYGGKLFLYAERTLHIVEERSGKLLRSIPNAGKISPPSPRGPRLCYYKQERSLYAYDLETDNSFFVADFPDNYSGLEARAFAWLTPARGELAGRCVLAGTGAFTESFLYDPAESRFVEVALEVEPNPVIVNALHAFDGRVYAGGYQRGLNVYEQETGRLLYRNPAMHQPEGIGDLGGAAYIGAYPGAGMYRFVPVRPFDYRQDPEGNPGLAVKIGDGQDRPFAITSGDGKLFVGTFPGYGTLGGALSIVTEDTGADGTAVQIRCRTYRNLIRNQSVVGLAYRDGKLYGGTSRAGGLGIEPAEPEAKLFVFDLAKEEIVAEVTPSIPGVDAPIEMIGDLSFGPDGLLWAAVDGTIIAVNPDTLEIVKSKVVYETKFRSSKFRPFYLRWGKDGLLYTTLGRRLTAVDPSTLQTVQLVDDEVHVMTVGDDGTVYYAVGTELYRLRRLP; via the coding sequence ATGAGCGGTATGCATACACACCTGGACCGGGAGCGGTTCGGCGTCCCGGAGCGTTGGGGCGGTCCGGTGCGCGTACCGCTTGCCCAGTCCGCCGTCTATACGCGGAACGGCCGGGGGGAGAACATTCAATATGTAGTGATTACGGGAGCGCCGGCCGTCCTGTATGCTTTAAATGCGGACACGGGAGCTTTGCGGCACGCCGTTCCCGTCCCGGGGACAAACGTCATCTGGGCGATGGCCGCCGCATCCGACGGCAACCTGTATATCGGTGGGGATTCGGACGGCATGCTGCACCGGTACGATCCGGATCGGCGGAAGCTGGAGGCGGTCGGAGCCAATCCGTGCGGCAACGTCGTCTGGGATTTGACGGAAGGAAAGGGTGGCAAGCTGTACGGAGCCACCTATCCGGAAAGCAAAGTGTTCGAATACGATATGAACACCGGAGCGTTCCGCGATATGGGAACGATGATGGAAGGCATGCGGTACGCCAGAGGAATCGCGGCCGCAGGCAGCGCCCTGTATGCGGGAATCGGCCCCAAGCTGCATTTGATCCGGCTGGACAAGGCGACGGGGGAGAAAACCGAGATTCCGATTCCGAAGGCGGGCGGGAAGGGGTTCGTGCACGGCCTGTCCGTATACGGCGGCAAATTGTTTTTGTACGCGGAACGGACGCTGCATATCGTGGAGGAGCGTTCCGGAAAGCTGCTGCGGTCGATCCCGAACGCAGGCAAAATATCGCCCCCGTCGCCCCGGGGCCCGCGGTTATGCTACTACAAGCAGGAACGCTCGCTTTACGCGTATGACTTGGAGACGGACAACAGCTTTTTTGTCGCGGATTTTCCGGACAACTATTCCGGCTTGGAGGCGAGAGCGTTCGCGTGGCTGACGCCGGCCCGGGGAGAGCTGGCCGGCCGCTGCGTGCTGGCCGGGACGGGGGCGTTCACCGAATCGTTTTTGTACGATCCGGCGGAATCCCGGTTTGTCGAAGTCGCTCTTGAGGTCGAGCCGAATCCGGTGATCGTTAATGCGCTGCACGCTTTTGACGGCCGCGTGTATGCCGGCGGCTATCAACGGGGGCTGAACGTATATGAGCAGGAAACCGGCCGTTTGCTTTATCGCAATCCGGCCATGCATCAGCCGGAGGGCATCGGCGACCTGGGAGGCGCGGCTTATATCGGCGCGTATCCCGGGGCCGGAATGTACCGGTTCGTTCCCGTCCGGCCGTTCGATTATCGCCAGGACCCCGAAGGAAACCCGGGGTTGGCGGTCAAAATCGGAGACGGTCAGGACCGACCTTTCGCCATTACGAGCGGCGATGGGAAGCTGTTCGTGGGCACGTTCCCCGGCTACGGAACGCTTGGGGGTGCGCTTTCGATTGTGACGGAGGACACGGGGGCGGACGGTACCGCCGTTCAAATCCGTTGCCGAACGTACCGCAACCTGATCCGCAATCAGAGCGTTGTCGGACTGGCCTATCGCGACGGCAAGCTGTACGGGGGCACTTCCAGGGCGGGCGGACTGGGCATCGAGCCTGCGGAACCGGAAGCGAAGCTGTTCGTGTTCGATCTGGCCAAGGAAGAGATCGTGGCGGAAGTTACCCCGAGCATCCCCGGCGTGGACGCGCCGATCGAGATGATCGGCGATCTCTCGTTTGGGCCGGACGGATTGTTATGGGCCGCGGTGGACGGCACGATTATCGCGGTGAATCCGGACACCCTCGAAATCGTCAAAAGCAAGGTGGTGTACGAAACCAAATTCCGCAGCAGCAAGTTCCGGCCGTTTTACTTGAGATGGGGAAAAGACGGGCTGCTGTATACGACGCTGGGACGCCGGTTGACTGCGGTCGATCCGTCCACGCTACAAACGGTTCAACTCGTTGACGACGAGGTTCACGTCATGACGGTGGGGGATGACGGCACCGTATATTACGCCGTCGGGACCGAGCTGTACCGCCTTCGGCGGTTGCCGTAA
- a CDS encoding carbohydrate ABC transporter permease, producing the protein MRAHSVSRKLFQVFNAFLFLLFSISIVVPFVNAIAISLSSYDALATGSVNLWPKGFSLEAYKELAYSKQFLRTFLNTVGLTVVNTVLTITVSLAAGYSMAHKHLLGRSALFIYLIIPMYFSGGLIPTYLLVNKLGLTNTYAALVLPQIVSTFYIIVFRNQINQLPKELLESAEIDGAGETRILFNIILPLVLPMTMAFVVFSAVAYWNEWFNALIYIRDREMWTLQLQLRDILINTSQFIDQQTQNALIGGAPIVHPENMKMAALMLTVLPIIAVYPFVQKYFIHGQLVGAVKG; encoded by the coding sequence ATGCGCGCTCATTCGGTGTCCCGCAAACTGTTCCAAGTGTTTAATGCCTTCTTGTTTCTTTTGTTTTCAATCTCGATTGTCGTGCCGTTCGTCAATGCGATCGCCATTTCGCTCAGCAGCTACGATGCGCTGGCGACCGGCAGCGTCAACCTGTGGCCGAAAGGGTTCAGCTTGGAAGCCTACAAAGAGCTCGCGTACAGCAAACAGTTTTTGCGAACCTTCCTCAATACGGTCGGCCTGACGGTCGTGAATACGGTGCTGACCATCACGGTGTCGCTCGCGGCGGGATATTCAATGGCGCATAAACATTTGTTGGGAAGATCGGCGCTATTCATTTATTTGATCATCCCGATGTACTTCAGCGGCGGCTTGATTCCGACTTATCTGCTTGTCAACAAGTTGGGGCTGACGAACACGTACGCCGCGCTTGTGCTCCCGCAGATCGTCAGTACGTTTTATATCATCGTCTTCCGCAACCAGATCAACCAGTTGCCCAAGGAGTTGCTCGAATCGGCGGAGATCGACGGGGCGGGCGAAACGCGCATTTTGTTCAACATCATCCTGCCGCTTGTGCTACCGATGACGATGGCGTTTGTCGTGTTTAGCGCCGTCGCTTATTGGAACGAATGGTTCAACGCGCTGATCTACATCCGCGACCGCGAGATGTGGACGCTTCAACTGCAGCTGAGAGACATACTGATCAACACGTCCCAATTCATCGACCAACAGACGCAGAACGCCCTGATCGGGGGAGCTCCGATCGTCCATCCGGAAAATATGAAGATGGCCGCGTTGATGCTGACCGTACTGCCGATCATAGCCGTATACCCGTTCGTGCAAAAATATTTCATCCACGGCCAGCTTGTCGGGGCGGTGAAAGGATGA
- a CDS encoding ABC transporter permease, with protein MGLTQLRAARTTSLRKKQIYKKTLFSLYLLLAPTIILLFVFHYIPLYGIIIAFKDFSPYRGIFGSPWVGFKHIAYFLQDEAFWKVMKNTLIINFYDLVFGFTAPIVFALLANEIVHAGFKKIVQTISYLPHFLSWVVVSGVFYQMLSPETGMVNKLLGLFGVEPIFFMTEPGLFRGIAVFAEIWKNVGWSAILYFAVIASIDTSLYEAAMIDGASRLRQIWHITLPAMVPMIILLLLLRLSNLFSIGFDRIFTLQNSLVLDVSDVTSTYIYRLGLEQAQYSLTTAIGVVQSLLGFILLVSANRISKKLVGMGLY; from the coding sequence ATGGGTTTGACGCAGCTGCGAGCCGCCAGAACGACTTCGCTCCGGAAAAAGCAGATTTACAAAAAAACGTTGTTTTCGCTTTATCTGCTGCTCGCTCCGACGATAATCCTGCTGTTTGTGTTTCACTACATCCCGCTTTACGGCATCATTATCGCCTTTAAAGATTTTTCGCCTTACCGCGGGATTTTCGGAAGTCCGTGGGTCGGCTTCAAGCATATCGCTTATTTCCTGCAGGACGAAGCGTTCTGGAAAGTGATGAAGAACACGCTGATCATCAATTTTTACGACCTGGTGTTCGGCTTTACCGCACCGATCGTTTTTGCGTTGCTGGCCAACGAAATCGTGCACGCCGGCTTCAAAAAAATCGTTCAGACGATCTCCTATTTGCCGCACTTTTTATCCTGGGTCGTCGTATCCGGGGTGTTTTACCAGATGCTGTCGCCGGAAACCGGCATGGTGAACAAGCTGCTTGGTTTGTTCGGCGTCGAACCGATTTTTTTCATGACCGAGCCCGGCCTGTTCCGGGGAATCGCCGTGTTCGCGGAAATATGGAAAAACGTCGGATGGTCGGCGATTTTGTATTTCGCCGTGATCGCGAGCATCGACACGAGTTTGTACGAGGCCGCGATGATCGACGGCGCCAGCCGTCTCCGGCAGATTTGGCACATTACGCTTCCCGCGATGGTGCCGATGATTATCCTGCTGCTGCTGCTCCGGCTGTCCAACCTATTCTCCATCGGCTTCGACCGGATATTTACGCTGCAAAATTCGCTTGTGCTGGACGTCTCCGACGTGACGAGCACCTATATATACCGGCTCGGTCTGGAGCAGGCGCAATACAGCCTGACGACCGCGATCGGCGTTGTGCAAAGCTTGCTCGGCTTCATCCTGCTGGTGTCGGCGAACCGGATCTCGAAAAAACTCGTCGGTATGGGACTTTACTAG
- a CDS encoding extracellular solute-binding protein, with amino-acid sequence MATFKRISAVLLTAALVSSAAIAGCSDGSKETASDSGGKKTSEPVKLKLFMGNSGMAHPEGVNPSDNPYMNFIKEKSGVDLELEVPGYQDFKTKFNLMLSSGSLPDLVHTWYPNEAYQAADQGAFIDLKSYYDKSPIVQKVITPEMMEMAKSASGHYYRIPMRNTNAPQGSGVAVRYDMLVKYNEGKYPETVDQWIELMRKVHAAEPNSIVLSNRVANTDTALGFGGLPIFFWYGALPYQYRVQDGKVISTFQLPEYRAAVETMKMLYDEGILDKEFATNDNVKYGEKKTNKNVMFEYNSADQFIPTGQEKRPQDKDKEWQLAPALKQYPSVLKDPKYAQPYKGFPITDHGIYISSQSKHPDEAWKVIETFASDELHELIFWGKEGEDYTVKDGKKIPVEGKGLSDKSQYYKLHLGFIFGFSDRLESSIAAAEQVMDKGEFARRMEGLKNWETYANNTGLRLGNFVKLSAEAAKKVAESNNFISQATIEAIMGRITMQQFDQKVAEFAKKYGFIYDEYTNYMQEHKDELRKFGVKEVDW; translated from the coding sequence ATGGCCACATTCAAACGTATCTCGGCCGTTTTGCTGACGGCTGCTCTTGTCTCCAGCGCCGCTATCGCGGGTTGTTCGGACGGATCGAAGGAAACGGCGTCCGATTCCGGCGGCAAGAAGACATCGGAGCCGGTCAAGCTGAAGCTGTTCATGGGCAACTCGGGAATGGCCCATCCCGAAGGAGTGAACCCGAGCGACAATCCGTACATGAACTTTATCAAAGAGAAATCGGGTGTCGATCTGGAGCTCGAAGTGCCGGGCTACCAGGATTTCAAAACGAAATTCAACCTGATGCTGTCCTCCGGTTCGCTTCCCGATCTCGTCCACACCTGGTATCCGAACGAGGCTTACCAAGCCGCGGACCAGGGCGCTTTTATCGACTTGAAATCGTATTACGACAAATCCCCCATCGTCCAAAAAGTGATTACGCCGGAAATGATGGAGATGGCCAAGTCCGCGAGCGGTCATTATTACCGCATTCCGATGCGCAACACAAACGCTCCGCAGGGCTCGGGCGTCGCCGTCCGTTACGACATGCTGGTTAAATACAACGAAGGCAAATACCCGGAAACGGTCGACCAATGGATCGAGCTGATGCGGAAAGTGCACGCGGCCGAGCCGAACTCCATCGTCTTGTCCAACCGGGTAGCGAACACGGACACCGCGCTCGGGTTCGGCGGGCTGCCGATTTTCTTCTGGTACGGGGCACTGCCTTACCAATACCGCGTTCAGGACGGCAAGGTGATCAGCACGTTCCAACTGCCGGAATACCGCGCAGCCGTGGAAACGATGAAGATGCTGTACGACGAAGGCATTCTCGACAAGGAATTCGCCACCAACGACAACGTCAAGTACGGAGAGAAGAAGACGAACAAAAACGTCATGTTCGAATACAACTCCGCCGACCAGTTCATCCCAACCGGCCAGGAAAAACGGCCTCAGGACAAGGACAAGGAATGGCAGCTCGCGCCGGCGCTGAAGCAGTATCCGTCCGTGCTGAAAGATCCGAAATACGCGCAGCCGTACAAAGGGTTCCCGATCACCGACCACGGGATTTATATCTCCAGCCAGTCGAAGCACCCGGACGAAGCGTGGAAGGTCATCGAGACGTTTGCATCCGACGAATTGCACGAGCTTATTTTCTGGGGCAAGGAAGGCGAAGACTACACCGTTAAGGACGGCAAGAAAATTCCGGTCGAAGGCAAAGGCCTTTCCGACAAGAGCCAATACTACAAGCTGCATCTGGGCTTCATATTCGGCTTCAGCGACCGTCTGGAATCCAGCATCGCCGCCGCCGAGCAGGTGATGGACAAAGGCGAATTTGCGAGAAGAATGGAAGGGCTGAAAAACTGGGAGACTTACGCCAACAATACCGGACTCCGTCTCGGCAACTTTGTCAAGCTGTCCGCCGAAGCGGCCAAAAAGGTGGCGGAATCGAACAACTTTATTTCGCAGGCGACCATCGAAGCGATCATGGGCCGCATCACTATGCAGCAATTCGACCAAAAAGTGGCCGAATTCGCGAAGAAATACGGCTTTATTTATGACGAATACACGAATTACATGCAAGAGCATAAAGACGAACTGAGAAAATTCGGTGTGAAGGAAGTCGATTGGTAA
- a CDS encoding DnaD domain-containing protein, which yields MERKSKPNIALQTGLLTGLQETSVQVPGLLLKYMKPLKLSELEVVLILQIMAFKTAEQNDFPTPEQLLERMNAEPAEVMAALERLLKEGYVQIDERLDPVTDVQYEVYNMTPLWAKLATLRAEELAAEVEALERESQTAERGGGRRDIFSVFEQEFARPLTPMECETISMWLDKDRLPEELILAALKEAVFSGKVHFKYIDRILLEWSRNQVRTVEQAREYAQRFRGGR from the coding sequence ATGGAGCGAAAGTCCAAACCGAACATCGCGCTGCAGACCGGACTGCTCACCGGGTTGCAGGAAACGTCCGTACAGGTCCCCGGTTTGCTGCTGAAATACATGAAGCCGCTCAAGCTGAGCGAGCTGGAGGTCGTGCTCATTCTGCAAATTATGGCGTTCAAAACGGCCGAGCAGAACGATTTTCCGACGCCCGAACAGCTTCTGGAGCGCATGAACGCGGAACCCGCCGAGGTGATGGCGGCGCTGGAGCGGCTGCTGAAGGAAGGGTATGTGCAGATAGACGAACGGCTCGATCCCGTCACCGACGTGCAGTACGAGGTGTACAACATGACGCCGCTGTGGGCGAAACTGGCGACGCTGCGGGCCGAAGAGCTGGCGGCGGAGGTTGAGGCGCTGGAGCGGGAGAGCCAAACGGCGGAACGCGGCGGCGGACGCCGGGACATCTTCAGCGTGTTCGAGCAGGAATTCGCCCGTCCGCTGACGCCGATGGAGTGCGAGACGATCTCGATGTGGCTGGACAAGGACCGTTTGCCGGAGGAGCTGATTCTGGCCGCTCTGAAGGAAGCGGTATTCTCCGGCAAGGTGCATTTCAAGTATATCGACCGGATTTTGCTGGAGTGGAGCCGCAATCAGGTGCGGACGGTCGAACAGGCCCGCGAATACGCGCAGCGGTTCCGCGGCGGACGGTAA